The Cydia splendana chromosome 21, ilCydSple1.2, whole genome shotgun sequence genome segment ATCAATGAAAAGTACCAAGATGTTATCTTTTTTTTAGGAAtatcataacattcataacaATCCATATGGAACATACTTTAACAATGAAGATGGATATTTTTTATTGGTAAATGATGTGATGTTGTTGTAAATATCTCACATTAAAAACTTATTACACTGAGAGATATTTCTATTTTAAGATTTTAAACGCATTCAGACAGTGATACAGGTAATAAGAGTCGTTAAGATAGCCTCTCCCACCAGTCAGTCAAGTAACTGTAGACACTAGGTATTTCGTAACACGAAACTCGCTTTTTCAGCAGTTTAAATCGCTAAATTACATAACAGCTCAATGATAACCTGCAAACCGGTCGCCAATCAACAATTATTGCCCATTTCCATGTTCGAGACCGATTTTATTCAACTAAATTGGCCTCCACAAGCAATTTTTGGTAAAACCAGTTGCTTGGAGGAAGGCCACTTGAAATTGCCGTTTAAAGCTATTTCAGAAACCACTCACATAAAAACTAAAGTGTATTAGATTCCTAATAAGCAAATGGGTTCATTATACTACTGTATTTGTCACACAGATGGATACAATTAGCATAAAAGCGAAATAAATCGTAATACAGCTTACACTTTATCCGCCAGCTCCCGCACTTTCCACATGCTTATAAAACGATCCATTATGATAATTTAACTGttcaataacttttttaaacaaaaatcacTGTAACTATAATGTAAAACAACATAAAATTAACGAAAAATGCAAGCTGATGATTTGGCTGACATTctcgcaaaatggcgaggggtTTAGTGTTgccattataaaattaaaattcctACTAATTTCGCTGACTAAATTACTTTacatcttaattttttttttacttcatgtacttacctatgttacacattaataaaacaacgttataattataataatatgtatttaaaactCTCTAATAAACAACGATTATCACTTAGATCCAAATACAGTGCGAATTTAAAAAGCTCATACTACACCGAATAGCTGCACCTAAATAGCCTTATTTAAAATTTAGCTCGTTTCTTCCCGAATAGGTAATTTACTTCTTAAAAATCTTCTGTTTTACTTCTAATGGGTTATACCCATTAGAAGGTCATACATCATTTCTTCGCCAGTTGATCGCTTTGCGGCTGAGCACCATAATATTGCCATAGTTCTATTGCTTTATTAGCTACTACTTCTTCACACTGCTCTGGAAtctacaaaaaaatacatatttttaattttcttcaaTGCATCAGACAAAAACTACTACGtttccaaatatttttttatagtaacactttttttttctatatttaaATGGGCATTGATAATAAAGCCGTGCAGCCAAGCTGTATGAAAAGGTTCTACATAATTACCTCAGATACACAATTTAATACTTCTTCAGAATTTTTCGCTTTCAATATATTTCGTCGTAGCGTAATAACTAGCATCACAGCAACAAATGATAGTATTTTCGGCGCACCACTACACACCTTGTCCCAAATcctgaaaaatgaaaataaacttaaaatatttcgaaaaagtaaacaaaaatggatataaataaaataatgcatACTTTGCGAGGGAAGTGTCGTCTAATACGCCAGCGAAGCAACAGTTGAACCATTTTGTTAGAGGTAGTGCATCCAATGCATAGATATCTGCTAAGTGGctgaaaaaagaaaaacaaaatatttaatatatatttttagttaCCATTTTGCTGATGTTTCCCAAATATGTATGTGTCtttacattttttaacaatacaATGGTGGCAAAAAAGTGTACAGGCCGTTTAAATATCAATAACATGGGGTGAACTTCAGAGGTTGAAGTAGCGCAAAATATTGTAGGTGACAGCTGAAGCAGATGGCGCTCTACGGCGGCACGTTTTGTGTTAACTGAACAAGGTTTTCGATGCTGCACAACAGAAGACAAATGCAAGACAGTGACATTTAAGTCAAAAAAACTTACTTGAACAACTCCTGATCCTCCTTATCCAGCATACTCTGGAACGCCTCCTTGAGCTTGATGAGGTCCTTCTGCATGTGCCTCACGACGTCCGCGAGCCCCTTGCTCAACCAGTACACGTCCACCTCGTCGGAGTACAATGAGGAGAGTGTCTCAGCGATTGGGACGAACGTGTCTGAGGACTGGAGCATAACATTTCATTAAGGGCGTTGTCACACTGGCGATTTGCGGGAGAGTTGAACACGAGAGCAGCGAGTTGGCAACGATAATGATCTCGCCGCGAGCACGCAACGAATTTTTACTGATTTCCAGTATCTTCGTACGCAGCGAAATAGTTGCGCGCCCGCGGCGAGCTCGCTGCACGTTCGACTTGCTTTTAACGCAGCTATTTTGCCATGAGCGCGCAGCTATTTTGCCGCGAGCGCGCAGCTATTTTGCCGCGAGCGCGCAGTTATTTTGCCGTAAGCGCGCAACTGCTTTGCTGCGCAAAAATTTTTCAGGTTTTGTTTTCTTCAGTAATCAGTGTGTTTATTGCTTTCATAGGTCATACAGGTTGGTACATTATATTGGTTCAGCTATGAAACCCTGTAGGGCACTGCAATATAACTTAAGTCTAACTTAAATACTATGGCTTAAGGCTATCTCTAATACATTGCTTATAATAACCATGCGATCATGCATCATATAAATCATATTACATATGTAATATACATCTTTTAAACTCTTCCATGGCCCTGGTAACTTTTCGCAACTTGCTCATATCTATTTGCAAGTAAATAAAGCACTTTACATtacatctggtgctccattacaATACCCTGTGGGCCTGTGCttataagcacattacgtaactatgtcgaaaatttaaagggccatatgtacagtaaaacgttgtatgatacaCATGCGACTAGGTGATATTtgacttgtatcgtaaataactattacttgtaACATTGCATCGCCACTATCAGACGAGGCCAGGTTGATGtgcaaactatacttaaatgtgATGTAGTGGTGTAGGTAATACTACACTATTACAtcattattagtattattactaTTAGACCTCATTACGGGGGTGACATCGTCACTGCGTGAAAAaccccttaaaaaaaaaaaattacttgcaGTGTCACTTACACAGCAATTAGTCTCCGGGAACAGCAGGGGTCTCGTCTCTTCATTCTCTAGCAACCACATCTGCAGTAAGATCTGACTCCGAGGCCCCGACATGTCGGCTAACTCTAACATCTCCGCTGCATATAGGAGGTCCTGGTACTGCTCAGTGCGTTGCTGAGTTACGTATGTGTGTGAGTCGGGGTATACGGGTAGGATGTCTGAAATGAAGTAACATAGAGGCTCCAGTGCCCGACACAACTCCAAGAATCAACTTTTTCAATCATAATGTCATAGCAATAAagttgacagcaaggtgtcaaaGATTGGGTCTTAACATGTTGATTATTGGGGTGTTTATGTTAAATTAGTTATTGTCCAATTGATCACTTTGGCTTTGTTCACAGGTTTTAAGCTTATTATCAATCTGAGAGTAAAACAGCTGTTGATTTAACAAACTTGgcttacattttttttctatttggttTTATTATTAGTTACAGGGTTACATTGAACATttagctttttattaacttgcaatgtaacTAAGTATGAAtctatgtaactatgtttatACAGGTCAAATCTTGcgagttaaatttgacccacttcccaacttccaatgaagctgaaaatttgcatacatatgtaagttgggtgagaATGCAATactatggtaccatcgagctgatctgacgatggagacaggaggtggccataggaactctgtgataaaacaatgaAACCTAAtagtgtttggggtttttagaattgtctcaatgagtattagttacctgtggaaagaaaagtacagtcagcgataaaagctagttccaaaaatgaaatttttgccaaaaacttattatactGTCTATTTCTCATTTGATTTTCCTTTAAACTTCTTATTAACATAGACTGTGTCATTATAGAAttattctaaaaataaaataaataaataaacaacgaGTTCACAAACAAAGAAATCCAGTAGCAACACGCCCAGATACCACCGCCCCATTTTTGAGCGTTAATTGAGAACAGATCccttatgttatgaaaataaggTTTACTTACCAAGTAGAACCTTCCATACTAAATTCCTATAAGCAGCTGGCACCGTAAACCGAAGGCAAAACTgttttaactttaacttgtcccACGGCTTTTCTTTCATGAGTATCTCTAGAGACTTCTTCTCCTCAACGCCTCGGCAACCAACCTTTTCATAGTATGATGAACGGAAATTCCGTTCATCAGACATTTTCAATCTAGCAACAGCGTCTTCAGGCATATTTTAACGAAAATTCATAGTGAAATCGGCATTGAACAAGGGATCGAAACCCATAAATTAAACTGTCATTGAAACATCTGACATTGACAGCTGTAAAGGTTATTTCTACGTACTGTTCAAAATCGATTAGCtacttttttgtagtttttagtgCGAATGTATGGCATGAAAAggatttaaaatgaaatattgattTAGTTATTTCAAAACGTTTAAATTGCAAGTACGTTAACATAGAAGTcatgaatttatttttaataaattatttctaatCGTCAATTCCTACTCTTCGTTCGTTTCGTTTCACAAAGTAAAGCTATAAATAAATTTCTTGCAAACAACCTCAATGACTTCCTTAGCAACCTGTCCTTTCCAGAGATTTTCAAATTTCGATCAAACAAAAGATTCAAGTAGGTAACCATGGAAATACATAAGCAGAAAATGTTTGTCTACGTCTAATGTATTAGTGTCAAGGTGAACTAGTAAATAATTACATTTCAAAAAGCCAGGTAAGTAAGTCAAAATGGAAGATCCCGGAAATTCGGGCAATTCGGTAAGTGAAGCAGCTTATATAGAAAAAAAGAAAGAAGAGTTACGTATATTCTTTAAAAAAGCCAATTTGCCCAAGGATGTTATTGAAAAAGCCATTGAAAACGAACTAACTAGCTTGAAAGATTTTAAAGATAGGCCGTATATAGCCGCATCATACCCAGGTAAAATAAGGTCTGAATATGAAGTGATGACTGGGCAGCCTTTTACTAACGTTGAAGATCACACGAAGCCACTGACAAGCGAACAAGCTCGTATGATCATAAATGACAACCCGATTATTGCAGAAAAGGCGCGCCAAATTCAAATAGTTACCAAAGTTGACAAAAATAAAGGTATGTCCATCCCTTTAGAAGATATACATATAGCAAGTTACAACGATATGACTGCAGAATTAGAAGAAGCCAAAGGTGATAAAGAACaaataaataagataaaatACCAAAATATGCAAGCTTTATGTCAGTCGGTAACAGACTATAAGATTAAATTAGACAAAAATAAAGATGAGAAAGTGTCTACTAAGAAGGAAGAAGTAGAATCTGATACAGAAGATAAAGAATTTGAAGCTATTGAGAATATGGTAAGTCAATTTACTGACAAGTCTTATGAAACTAGATTCCAGGAAACTAAAGACATGCTCAGCAAAATGGCAGATTATTATGACGATCCTAATGTTAAGCCGAACGAAAGAAAACCTCTTGATTTGTTTGATCCAATTTTGAAAGAATCTTCGAGTCTCTTTGTTAAAGGAGAGTTTAGACGTACAACTATGCAAGAGGTTCAGGAAAATTTTGCCATTAATGAAGCATTAAACATTTCCAACCCAATATCGCCAGATTTAAATGCTGTAGTTGAGAGAGCCACAATCAAAACTTCGGAACGCATAAAAACTGATCTAGGAAATATATCTAACTTTACTGACAATGCAAATGACATGCCTAAAACCTTTGAAACAAGACTGAAAGATACAGAAAATGCTTGCAAAAGCATTAATACGTTGTTAGACAAAAGTCCTATGTCGAAAGAATCTGATCAAGGAAAAGATAAAAGTAACGATGAAATTGAAGCTGAATTCATAACAGAAAATAAGCATGACGATAAAAGCGAGGAAAATACGGTTTCAAATTCACAACGTTTTGATGAAAGAATGGAGCAGACTCTACAAAATGCTCTAGAAGGTATATTACAAATAAGTAATGACGAAAATATAAACAACAATGAAATGGAATACAACGAAATGAAAAATCTAGCTCGAAACATTGTTGAAGGCGCTGAAAATCTTAGTACGTTAATCCGTGAAGACATTACAAATAAACTCAATAGTATGAATGAATTACTCAACGATGTAAACGAAGCATtagaaaaatctaaaaaatcaaCTGTTGCATATCAGAAACTAAAAGACGAAGGAGGTATAAAACAAAAACAGCTCCCAGAAACTGCAAAAGTTACTGAAGTAATTGATTTAACTACTGAATCAGACGAGGACGATGGTGACACTAAGGATGAGGCAAAAAGCTTGGTTACAGATACTGATATTAGTTCAATATTTAGCGCTATAGGGAAATTGAACTCTGAAATACAAAGTCATGAAGATAGAATTAACAAAAGTAAGGAACGATATGACATGAGAAGTAAAGAATGTAAAGATTTTATTAAAGAAATTGATGAAGTAATGAAAAAGTCAAATAGCATTCTACATCCAACGCAGTCATTGAAAGACTTGAGCAAAGAACTTCAAGAAGC includes the following:
- the LOC134801214 gene encoding TBC1 domain family member 7; the protein is MPEDAVARLKMSDERNFRSSYYEKVGCRGVEEKKSLEILMKEKPWDKLKLKQFCLRFTVPAAYRNLVWKVLLDILPVYPDSHTYVTQQRTEQYQDLLYAAEMLELADMSGPRSQILLQMWLLENEETRPLLFPETNCCSSDTFVPIAETLSSLYSDEVDVYWLSKGLADVVRHMQKDLIKLKEAFQSMLDKEDQELFNHLADIYALDALPLTKWFNCCFAGVLDDTSLAKIWDKVCSGAPKILSFVAVMLVITLRRNILKAKNSEEVLNCVSEIPEQCEEVVANKAIELWQYYGAQPQSDQLAKK